A single region of the Salvelinus sp. IW2-2015 linkage group LG20, ASM291031v2, whole genome shotgun sequence genome encodes:
- the im:7136398 gene encoding schwannomin-interacting protein 1 codes for MEGETAEEKESDETQPFAGEGAGRLHQNGESSEDDQDLPIMHWEDLSLRIAELEKQEEERRERAKSTSGSEQGSVSGGWSEERQGGLWRKDEWEDEEDYGRCRVTVVSSRFHNQKNLQLCYINNSESEDEEGAVKEGSIGPGSYGYHPSGLKLEVRAALCALKNKLLAEQKEEHLACSSVITKRTHLERCDLQTCSIQQLNSLRTSLNHDIHDLSSELVGHLLIRDQLRTKQDAMLLDVQDLT; via the exons atggagggagagacagcggaggagaaggagagtgatgagacaCAGCCGTTTGCTGGGGAAGGGGCGGGGCGACTTCATCAGAATGGAGAGTCCTCCGAGGACGACCAGGACCTACCCATCATGCACTGGGAAGACCTGAGCCTGAGGATCGCTGAACtggagaaacaggaggaggagaggagagaaagggcaaAG AGTACGAGTGGGTCGGAACAGGGGAGTGTGTCAGGGGGCTGGTCGGAAGAGAGGCAGGGTGGGCTGTGGAGGAAAGATGaatgggaggatgaggaggactaCGGAAGATGTCGAGTCACGGTCGTCTCGTCTAG aTTCCACAACCAAAAAAATCTACAGTTATGCTACATCAACAACAGTGAgagtgaggatgaggagggggcTGTCAAAGAG GGTTCTATAGGACCAGGTAGCTATGGTTACCACCCCTCTGGCCTGAAGTTGGAAGTGAGGGCCGCACTGTGTGCGCTCAAAAACAAGCTGTTAGCTGAACAGAAAGAGGAG CACCTTGCTTGCAGTAGTGTGATCACTAAGAGGACGCATCTGGAACGCTGTGACCTGCAGACCTGCTCAATACAGCAGCTCAACTCCCTCAGGACCTCACTCAACCACGATATACACG ACCTGAGCTCAGAGTTGGTGGGTCACCTGTTGATAAGGGACCAGCTGAGAACCAAACAGGACGCCATGCTCCTGGACGTACAGGATCTGACATAA
- the LOC111980823 gene encoding LOW QUALITY PROTEIN: uncharacterized protein (The sequence of the model RefSeq protein was modified relative to this genomic sequence to represent the inferred CDS: inserted 1 base in 1 codon; substituted 1 base at 1 genomic stop codon), with amino-acid sequence MATEKGLMSAWEVTSHDKSGSRNTETFDSVLICSGHYSDPHILSIPGLERFKGKVIYSHLYRHPEPISGQSVVVLGAGTSGLDISLELGXSNAQVTLXPLPFPLPYWVCQATPVVEVQEGGSLQFQDGSITQAQVLLFCTGYNFSYPFLEPAQLGLVLPSAPSHTEPV; translated from the exons atggcaacagagAAGGGACTAATGTCGGCATGGGAGGTGACTTCACATGACAAGTCGGGATCACGTAACACTGAAACGTTTGATTCTGTGTTAATCTGCAGCGG GCACTACTCTGACCCCCACATCCTATCCATCCCTGGGCTTGAGCGATTTAAAG GCAAAGTGATCTACAGTCACTTATACCGCCACCCAGAGCCTATCTCAGGTCAGTCGGTGGTGGTGCTGGGTGCTGGCACCTCAGGACTGGACATCTCACTAGAACTGGGTTGATCCAATGCCCAGGTGACTC AGCCCCTGCCTTTCCCTCTGCCCTATTGGGTCTGCCAGGCTACCCCTGTGGTGGAGGTCCAGGAGGGTGGGTCTCTGCAGTTCCAGGATGGGTCCATTACCCAGGCCCAGGTCCTGCTGTTCTGTACGGGCTACAACTTCAGCTACCCCTTCCTGGAGCCAGCCCAGCTGGGCCTGGTTCTCCCCTCTGCCCCCAGTCACACAGAGCCTGTATGA